One stretch of Tenacibaculum sp. MAR_2010_89 DNA includes these proteins:
- a CDS encoding Crp/Fnr family transcriptional regulator, which yields METNLLLRSKNEFITDYESFISQKPSTLWIQAIEKGEMILLNHKGLYSLYNNSFYWNKFGRIISEQIFINSKRRTEQLLFLSPKERYLLLLKEFPDFFQKYSLKHIASYLGITPQSLSRIRNQISKH from the coding sequence ATGGAAACTAATTTATTACTTCGTTCAAAAAATGAATTCATAACCGATTATGAAAGCTTTATTAGTCAGAAACCTTCAACTTTATGGATACAAGCTATTGAAAAAGGAGAAATGATTCTTTTAAATCATAAAGGACTATATTCTCTTTACAACAATTCTTTTTATTGGAATAAATTTGGTAGAATTATAAGTGAGCAAATTTTTATTAATAGTAAACGAAGGACTGAGCAACTTTTATTTTTAAGTCCTAAAGAAAGATATTTACTTCTTTTAAAGGAGTTCCCAGATTTTTTTCAAAAATATTCATTAAAACATATTGCTAGTTATTTAGGTATTACTCCACAATCATTAAGCAGAATTAGAAATCAAATTTCTAAACATTAA
- a CDS encoding AraC family transcriptional regulator: MCESNLNLFNLIIIASVFIGTTFGMLLIFTKRINRKANILLGLVTFIIVLWNIWVLSLDFQITNYFPLFYIIPLNFSLALGPLLYLYVKRITNFNHLLSKKSFLHFLPLLLELVVHLIISYDAFSNNIIGIETNTYLKLMPILQLFAIISIVTYSFFALKSIKKYHSWLHKNYSNNDAYKLKWLYRLIIIFALLWFLWVPYTIIDYVVFNFQLGINDYYPMYVLLSVITIWISVEAFLRPEIILLEAKKEKNDSEENSTIKEKTSEEIMKKASWLKEQMLINLFYLNSELTLKSLAESLNMHPNILSKVINEGLGKNFSDFVNEYRVNAIIEKMQNKRYDHITLLGLSFECGFNSKTTFNRVFKNIKGITPLQYKKSLKNTPEAQKMSTIL, translated from the coding sequence ATGTGCGAATCCAATTTAAATTTATTTAACCTAATCATAATTGCATCTGTTTTTATAGGAACAACATTCGGAATGTTACTTATTTTTACTAAACGAATTAATAGAAAAGCTAATATTTTACTTGGTTTAGTTACCTTTATTATTGTGTTATGGAATATTTGGGTATTAAGTTTAGATTTTCAAATAACAAATTACTTCCCATTATTTTATATAATCCCTTTAAATTTTTCACTAGCTCTTGGTCCATTATTATATTTATACGTAAAAAGAATAACCAATTTTAATCATCTTTTGTCTAAAAAAAGTTTTCTTCATTTTTTACCTTTATTATTAGAATTAGTTGTTCACTTAATTATAAGCTATGATGCTTTTTCAAATAATATTATTGGTATTGAAACAAACACTTACCTTAAATTAATGCCTATTTTACAGTTATTTGCTATTATTTCCATTGTCACATACTCTTTCTTTGCTTTAAAATCTATTAAAAAATATCATTCATGGCTGCATAAAAACTATAGTAATAATGATGCTTATAAATTAAAGTGGCTTTACAGGTTAATTATAATATTTGCCCTTCTTTGGTTTTTGTGGGTTCCTTATACTATAATTGACTATGTAGTATTTAATTTTCAGCTAGGCATTAATGATTATTATCCCATGTATGTTTTACTTTCAGTAATAACTATTTGGATAAGTGTTGAAGCTTTTTTAAGACCTGAAATAATTTTACTTGAAGCTAAGAAAGAAAAAAATGACTCTGAAGAAAACAGCACAATTAAAGAAAAAACATCTGAAGAAATTATGAAAAAGGCTTCTTGGTTAAAAGAACAAATGCTAATAAATCTTTTTTACCTTAACTCAGAATTGACACTAAAGTCTTTAGCAGAAAGCCTTAACATGCATCCTAATATTTTATCTAAAGTAATAAACGAAGGTTTAGGTAAAAACTTTTCAGACTTTGTAAATGAATATCGCGTAAACGCCATTATTGAAAAAATGCAAAATAAAAGATATGACCACATAACTCTATTAGGCTTATCATTTGAATGTGGCTTTAACTCTAAAACCACTTTTAATAGAGTATTTAAAAATATTAAAGGTATTACTCCCTTACAATATAAAAAATCATTGAAAAATACACCTGAAGCACAAAAAATGAGTACCATTCTATAA
- a CDS encoding serine hydrolase, which produces MKLKYNLIFLTYLIIFCNTIISFAQKKEIENINFSKINFQKVKITPNYYSNKFILNKDEFLNIHFNLNKPLIESLKSLAPNLTQNQLLNKGNFQFTFLINGKKVYVENLNKGAGSIKSKTTQLKFLIPLLYPKQIDFWGWFMWLKFMKIGGGQDYFSEGNHSLSIQIRPYIKEKKVKVGKIIAQGNIAIKVAKITVDERLIPVQEILPNSGWELSNDKYNHQKIEALNRKIAEKRFENINGIVVIKNNKLLIEEYFNGENRNSLHDARSVGKSFASTLLGIAIDEKHIKNEYAFLKEFYQLKLFKNYTQKKDSITLKSLLTMSSSFLGDDTDYSSPGNEENMYPTKNWLKFSLDLPLHKHKKIGQEFTYFTAGVIILGDIIHKSVPKGLISFADTKLFAPLNITNYKWQYTPQKVGNTAGGIQLRAIDFAKYGQLYKNNGQWKGKQILTKKWVDKSLSKQISQSNAGIKNRHYGYLFWNKTYTVANKQYEVSFANGRGGNKIFIFKNIPYVIVITSSAYNTPNAHSNVDKMMAQYILPAILPN; this is translated from the coding sequence ATGAAATTAAAATACAATTTAATCTTTCTTACTTACCTTATAATCTTTTGTAATACTATAATTAGTTTTGCACAAAAAAAGGAAATTGAAAATATTAATTTTTCAAAAATTAATTTTCAAAAAGTTAAAATCACTCCAAATTACTATTCTAATAAATTCATTTTAAATAAAGATGAATTTCTAAACATTCATTTTAACTTAAATAAGCCTCTTATTGAAAGTTTGAAGTCATTGGCTCCTAACTTAACGCAAAATCAATTATTAAATAAGGGAAATTTCCAATTCACATTTTTAATAAATGGTAAAAAAGTTTATGTTGAAAACTTAAATAAAGGTGCTGGTAGTATTAAAAGTAAAACAACTCAACTTAAATTTTTAATTCCGCTACTATATCCAAAACAAATTGATTTTTGGGGATGGTTTATGTGGTTAAAATTTATGAAAATTGGTGGCGGACAAGATTATTTTAGTGAAGGTAATCATTCTTTATCCATTCAAATAAGACCTTATATAAAAGAAAAAAAAGTGAAAGTTGGAAAAATTATAGCACAAGGAAATATCGCTATAAAAGTAGCAAAAATAACAGTAGATGAACGTTTAATACCAGTTCAAGAAATACTACCAAATAGTGGTTGGGAATTATCTAATGATAAATATAACCATCAAAAAATAGAGGCTTTAAATAGGAAAATAGCTGAAAAAAGATTTGAAAATATAAATGGAATTGTTGTTATTAAAAATAATAAACTTTTAATAGAAGAATATTTTAATGGAGAAAATAGAAATAGTTTACATGACGCAAGATCAGTAGGAAAATCATTTGCATCAACACTCCTAGGAATAGCTATTGATGAAAAACATATTAAAAATGAATATGCTTTCTTAAAAGAGTTTTACCAATTAAAATTATTTAAAAATTATACTCAAAAGAAAGATTCTATAACATTAAAGTCTCTTTTAACTATGAGTTCTAGTTTTCTTGGTGATGATACCGATTATAGTAGTCCAGGAAATGAAGAAAACATGTATCCTACAAAAAACTGGTTGAAATTTTCACTTGATCTCCCCTTACATAAACATAAAAAAATAGGACAAGAGTTTACATATTTTACCGCTGGAGTAATCATTTTGGGTGATATTATACATAAATCTGTTCCTAAAGGATTAATTTCTTTTGCTGATACAAAGCTATTCGCTCCTCTTAATATTACTAATTATAAATGGCAATATACTCCTCAAAAAGTTGGTAACACAGCTGGTGGAATACAATTAAGAGCCATTGATTTTGCTAAATATGGGCAGTTATATAAAAATAATGGTCAATGGAAAGGTAAACAGATTTTAACAAAAAAATGGGTAGATAAAAGTTTGTCTAAACAAATATCTCAATCAAATGCAGGTATAAAAAATAGACATTATGGTTATCTTTTCTGGAATAAAACATACACAGTTGCTAATAAACAGTATGAAGTTTCTTTTGCTAATGGTAGGGGTGGAAATAAAATTTTTATTTTTAAGAACATTCCTTATGTTATTGTAATTACCTCTTCTGCATATAACACTCCAAATGCACATTCTAATGTTGATAAAATGATGGCTCAATATATATTACCCGCAATACTACCAAATTAG
- a CDS encoding serine hydrolase — MKRTSLSKYLLAIISFILLNFQTISYAQNLESTIDSILQKKYPTNAPGATFLVSKNGKIIYNKAFGLANLELNVPMRPNNVFEIGSITKQFTAISILMLVEQGKIKLNDDITKYIPDYPTRQKKITIHHLLNHTSGIKSYTSLKKLYSIDKNDISPEELINLFKNEPMDFNPGEYYKYNNSGYVILGYIIEKVSGLTYEEFVTKNIFKRLGMKNSTYGNHRTIIKNRASGYHLKQNYQNSRFVSYTLSYSAGALLSSVNDLNIWQHALTENKLLKKETIKKAFINYSLKNGKKTNYGYGWNIKTLGNKNSYEHGGFIFGFKSMGVYLPESGIYVIGLNNCDCNSPTKVTRKIAEIALKHLN; from the coding sequence ATGAAAAGAACATCTCTTTCAAAATATTTATTAGCAATTATTTCTTTTATCCTTTTAAATTTTCAAACAATTAGTTATGCTCAAAATTTAGAATCTACTATCGATAGTATATTGCAAAAAAAATATCCTACAAACGCTCCTGGTGCTACTTTTTTGGTTTCAAAAAATGGGAAAATCATATATAATAAAGCTTTTGGTCTTGCTAATCTTGAATTAAATGTTCCTATGCGTCCTAATAATGTTTTTGAAATAGGTTCTATAACTAAACAATTTACGGCTATTTCGATTTTAATGCTAGTAGAACAGGGCAAAATAAAATTAAATGATGATATAACTAAATATATACCTGACTACCCTACTCGTCAAAAAAAAATCACAATACATCATTTATTAAATCACACTTCTGGTATTAAAAGTTATACTTCTCTAAAAAAACTTTATAGTATAGACAAAAATGATATATCTCCTGAAGAACTTATTAATCTATTTAAAAACGAACCTATGGATTTTAATCCTGGTGAGTATTATAAATATAACAACTCAGGCTATGTAATTCTAGGATATATAATTGAAAAAGTATCAGGTTTAACTTATGAAGAGTTTGTTACTAAAAATATTTTTAAAAGATTAGGCATGAAAAATTCTACGTATGGAAACCATAGAACCATTATTAAAAATAGAGCATCAGGATACCACCTTAAACAAAATTATCAAAACTCTAGGTTTGTTAGTTATACCCTATCCTATTCAGCAGGGGCACTTCTATCCTCTGTTAATGATTTAAATATTTGGCAACATGCATTAACAGAAAATAAGCTTTTAAAAAAAGAAACAATAAAGAAAGCCTTCATTAATTATAGTTTAAAAAATGGTAAGAAAACAAACTATGGGTATGGATGGAATATAAAAACTTTAGGTAATAAAAATTCTTATGAACATGGAGGTTTTATCTTTGGCTTTAAATCAATGGGAGTATATTTACCTGAATCAGGTATTTATGTTATCGGTTTAAATAATTGTGATTGTAATTCTCCAACAAAAGTTACAAGAAAGATTGCAGAAATAGCTCTTAAGCATTTAAACTGA
- a CDS encoding FAD-dependent monooxygenase → MKTIDIIGAGIGGLTMAIALEQKGFKTRVFEQTENIKPIGAGIILANNAMQVYKALGLHKIIEEKGNHISSLNITKPDLIPLSKVNLSAFEHKFGVKNIAIHRAVLQQILIDQLSSSSLKLNYKLEKITKNSNGHTLKFKTGQTIQSSTLIAADGLNSIVRQQLFSKTNIRNVQQFCWRGITDYSLPLKYQNELNEAWGKSNRFGFVQIAKNKVYWYALKSFKKNKEEINSNNIKNHFSLYSSIIQEIISSTNKKQIHTAEISDLKPIKRWYKENVCLIGDAAHAMTPNMGQGACQAIEDAFILSECLSKYQNDIAFKKFQKLRIKKAHQVVKKSWMIGKIAHLSNPFLISIRNQIIKLTPESINKKQFNQIFKISRL, encoded by the coding sequence ATGAAAACAATTGATATTATTGGTGCTGGAATAGGTGGGTTAACAATGGCAATAGCTTTAGAACAAAAAGGCTTTAAAACAAGAGTTTTTGAACAAACAGAAAACATTAAACCTATAGGTGCTGGCATTATTTTAGCGAATAACGCAATGCAAGTTTATAAAGCACTTGGATTACACAAAATAATTGAAGAAAAAGGAAATCATATTTCTTCACTAAATATTACTAAACCAGATTTAATCCCTCTTTCAAAAGTAAATCTATCAGCATTTGAACATAAATTTGGGGTTAAAAATATTGCAATACACAGAGCTGTTTTACAGCAGATTTTAATTGATCAATTATCTTCTTCTTCTCTTAAATTAAACTATAAGTTAGAAAAAATAACAAAAAATTCAAATGGCCATACCTTAAAGTTTAAAACGGGGCAAACTATTCAATCTTCAACCCTAATTGCTGCAGATGGATTAAACTCAATTGTTAGACAGCAATTATTTTCAAAAACCAATATTAGAAATGTTCAACAATTTTGTTGGAGAGGAATTACAGATTATTCTTTACCTCTAAAGTATCAAAATGAACTTAACGAAGCCTGGGGAAAGTCTAATAGGTTTGGCTTTGTACAAATTGCTAAAAATAAAGTATACTGGTATGCTCTAAAATCTTTTAAAAAAAATAAAGAGGAAATAAATAGCAACAATATCAAAAACCACTTTTCCCTATACAGTAGTATTATTCAAGAAATTATATCTTCTACAAACAAAAAACAGATACATACAGCAGAAATTTCTGATTTAAAACCGATTAAACGGTGGTATAAAGAAAACGTATGCCTCATTGGAGATGCTGCGCATGCAATGACCCCTAATATGGGACAAGGAGCTTGCCAAGCAATAGAGGATGCTTTTATACTTTCTGAATGCTTAAGTAAATATCAAAACGACATTGCTTTTAAAAAATTTCAAAAATTACGAATAAAAAAAGCTCATCAAGTAGTAAAAAAAAGTTGGATGATTGGAAAAATAGCACATTTATCAAACCCTTTTTTAATTAGTATTCGTAATCAAATAATCAAGCTTACGCCAGAATCAATCAATAAGAAACAGTTTAACCAAATTTTTAAAATCTCTCGTTTATGA
- a CDS encoding ZIP family metal transporter, which translates to MLTSIILFSGFAGITVFVGGLLANYFNHHIKESPIKYEITHTLMSFGAGIILSALALVLIPKGMEELSLVPMAFSFLIGAILFMRLDQFLAKKEGKTATLLAMMMDFIPESIALGAVFAIDSSAATLLAIFIGLQNLPEAFNSYRDLVLSGLSTKKTLFIFLALSFFGIIAALIGYFLLTDSPKLTAHLMTFASGGILYLLVQDIIPESKLEKNYLTSLGATLGFLVGIIGEKIV; encoded by the coding sequence ATGCTAACATCTATTATTTTGTTTTCTGGATTTGCTGGTATTACAGTATTTGTAGGTGGACTCTTGGCTAATTATTTTAATCATCATATTAAAGAAAGCCCAATAAAATACGAAATCACTCATACACTCATGTCATTTGGAGCTGGTATCATTTTGTCTGCCTTAGCATTAGTTTTAATTCCAAAAGGTATGGAAGAACTAAGCTTGGTTCCAATGGCTTTCTCGTTTCTTATTGGGGCAATTCTCTTTATGCGCTTAGATCAGTTTTTAGCAAAAAAAGAAGGAAAAACTGCTACACTGTTGGCCATGATGATGGATTTCATCCCTGAATCAATTGCTTTAGGAGCTGTATTTGCTATTGATTCTAGTGCAGCAACTCTTTTGGCTATATTTATTGGATTGCAAAACTTGCCTGAAGCTTTTAATTCTTACCGCGATCTAGTGCTAAGTGGACTTAGCACTAAAAAAACACTTTTTATATTTTTAGCTTTAAGTTTTTTTGGAATCATCGCTGCTTTAATTGGATACTTTCTTTTAACTGACTCTCCTAAATTAACAGCACATCTAATGACTTTTGCTAGTGGAGGAATTTTATATTTATTAGTCCAAGATATCATACCAGAAAGTAAACTAGAAAAAAATTACTTGACTTCTTTAGGAGCTACATTAGGTTTTCTTGTTGGTATTATAGGTGAAAAGATAGTTTAA
- a CDS encoding helix-turn-helix domain-containing protein: MDKNHLAEKIKELRNKRGMSQEVLAEESGLSLRTIQRIENSNSNPTGETLKRLSNALHVTPDELIDWSVKKDTKSLLFLNLSALTFLFFPLLGILVPFIVFTNKKGKVKNIDTLGRDLINFEITWNIVLFSLPILLFILSKTPLIENLTLKLFFISIGVLYFFNLCFILFNTLRINNENITIYYPKIKFLK, from the coding sequence ATGGATAAAAATCATCTAGCAGAAAAGATTAAAGAATTAAGAAATAAAAGAGGTATGTCTCAAGAAGTACTTGCTGAAGAATCTGGTTTAAGTTTAAGAACAATACAAAGAATTGAAAATAGTAACTCAAATCCAACTGGAGAAACGCTTAAACGGTTATCCAATGCTTTACATGTAACTCCAGACGAATTAATTGATTGGAGTGTAAAAAAAGATACTAAAAGTTTACTTTTTTTAAACCTCTCTGCCCTAACTTTTCTGTTTTTTCCACTACTTGGAATTTTAGTGCCTTTTATTGTATTTACAAATAAAAAAGGAAAAGTTAAAAATATTGATACACTAGGGAGAGATTTAATAAACTTTGAAATAACATGGAATATAGTATTATTTTCCCTTCCTATTCTATTATTTATTTTGTCAAAAACGCCACTTATAGAAAACCTTACTCTTAAATTATTTTTTATTTCTATTGGAGTGTTATATTTCTTTAATTTATGTTTTATTCTTTTCAATACTCTAAGAATTAATAATGAAAATATCACTATTTATTATCCTAAAATTAAATTTTTAAAGTAG